The following proteins are co-located in the Phytoactinopolyspora mesophila genome:
- a CDS encoding ABC transporter substrate-binding protein, whose translation MTTFPAHPPSRSRRLTNHRNRFLGLASCAALLLAACSPGTDGGTTPDEGAALPDAPDDAVTESRGEAPELAEMVDAGELPPLEERLPVEPLVVDVVDRIGVYGGTWRRAESDVAELEATERRHIGYERLFNWTPEWEGGSETTPNIATDVEVNDEGTEFIFQLREGIRWSDGEPFTADDIVFAVEDYYFHDDLTAEADPRHLDSGGPPEVEALDDYTVKFTFSQPHGLFLQGIAEWATQRLTATPRHYLEQFHPDYNDDDLDELVEESGLGSWVDNFVDKADPMRNPDLPVIYAWQVTQPFGQGTQVVFERNPYYWKVDPEGNQLPYIDRHVVNLVEDSELIKLQAMNGELDYQRTVGAPADRALIMDNAEQGGYRTVTTEPDHMNTMAIHLNQTTPDETKREIFQNKDFRIGLSHAINREEIIDLVYYGQGEPYQMSPTTELFYDEELAKQYTEYDVDLANQYLDDAGYEMDSNGRRIGPDGNPISITMDYASDVTDSWTDALELIEGYWEEVGVNLELNGISRSLHAERVRENGEHEATVWTGSGGLVPFMQTHWYFPSTLAADFGSAWGEWYMNPDNPNAEEPPEGPRRQMELYDQILSTVDPDEQVALMQELLDILKEEFYSIGVSTPPEGLGVVTNKMHNVPDHMYNSTSWPSPGPTNTIQYFIEE comes from the coding sequence ATGACCACCTTCCCCGCTCACCCGCCCTCCCGCTCTCGCCGCTTGACGAACCATCGAAACCGGTTCCTCGGCCTCGCGTCCTGCGCAGCACTACTGCTCGCCGCCTGCAGCCCCGGAACCGACGGCGGCACCACTCCCGATGAAGGCGCGGCGTTGCCCGACGCACCGGACGACGCCGTGACCGAGTCGCGTGGTGAAGCGCCGGAGCTGGCCGAGATGGTCGACGCCGGCGAGCTTCCGCCACTGGAGGAGCGGCTACCGGTCGAGCCGCTCGTCGTGGACGTCGTCGACCGCATCGGAGTGTACGGCGGAACCTGGCGGCGCGCGGAGTCCGACGTCGCCGAACTGGAAGCCACCGAGCGCCGGCATATCGGCTACGAGCGCCTGTTCAACTGGACGCCCGAGTGGGAAGGCGGCAGCGAGACCACCCCCAACATCGCGACGGATGTCGAGGTGAACGACGAGGGCACCGAGTTCATCTTCCAGCTGCGGGAAGGAATCCGCTGGTCGGACGGTGAGCCGTTCACCGCTGACGACATCGTCTTCGCCGTGGAGGACTACTACTTCCACGACGATCTGACCGCCGAAGCCGATCCGCGTCACCTCGACAGCGGCGGACCGCCGGAGGTCGAGGCGCTTGATGACTACACGGTGAAGTTCACGTTCAGCCAGCCACACGGGCTCTTTCTGCAAGGCATCGCCGAATGGGCCACTCAGCGCCTCACCGCGACACCCCGCCATTACCTGGAGCAGTTCCACCCGGACTACAACGACGACGACCTCGATGAACTGGTCGAAGAGTCCGGACTCGGCAGCTGGGTCGACAACTTCGTCGACAAGGCCGACCCGATGCGCAACCCGGACCTTCCGGTGATCTACGCCTGGCAAGTGACCCAGCCGTTCGGCCAGGGCACCCAGGTGGTCTTCGAGCGCAATCCGTACTACTGGAAGGTGGACCCGGAAGGCAACCAGCTGCCCTACATCGACCGCCACGTCGTCAACCTGGTCGAGGACAGCGAGCTGATCAAGCTGCAGGCGATGAACGGCGAGCTCGACTACCAGCGCACCGTGGGCGCCCCGGCCGACCGCGCGCTCATCATGGACAACGCCGAACAAGGTGGTTATCGCACCGTCACCACCGAGCCGGACCACATGAACACCATGGCCATCCACCTCAACCAGACGACGCCGGACGAGACCAAGCGGGAGATCTTCCAGAACAAGGACTTCCGGATCGGGCTGTCGCACGCCATCAACCGCGAGGAGATCATCGACCTCGTCTACTACGGCCAGGGCGAGCCGTACCAGATGTCCCCCACCACCGAACTCTTCTACGACGAGGAACTCGCCAAGCAGTACACCGAGTACGACGTCGACCTCGCCAACCAGTACCTGGACGACGCCGGCTACGAAATGGACTCCAACGGCCGCCGCATCGGCCCGGATGGCAACCCGATCTCGATCACCATGGACTATGCCAGCGACGTCACGGACTCGTGGACCGACGCCCTGGAGCTCATCGAAGGTTACTGGGAGGAGGTCGGTGTCAACCTCGAGCTGAACGGCATCAGCCGCTCGCTACACGCCGAGCGGGTCCGCGAGAACGGCGAGCACGAGGCCACCGTCTGGACCGGCAGCGGCGGGCTGGTGCCGTTCATGCAGACCCACTGGTACTTCCCGTCGACGCTGGCCGCCGACTTCGGCTCGGCCTGGGGCGAGTGGTACATGAACCCGGACAACCCGAACGCCGAGGAGCCGCCGGAGGGCCCGCGGCGGCAGATGGAGCTCTACGACCAGATCCTGTCCACCGTCGACCCGGACGAGCAGGTCGCGTTGATGCAGGAACTGCTGGACATCCTCAAAGAGGAGTTCTATTCGATCGGCGTCAGCACACCGCCTGAGGGCCTCGGCGTGGTCACGAACAAGATGCACAACGTCCCCGATCACATGTACAACTCCACCTCCTGGCCGTCGCCAGGACCGACCAACACCATCCAGTACTTCATCGAGGAATGA
- a CDS encoding discoidin domain-containing protein has protein sequence MSSPGETVLDVMAFNIWHGGNLDKQHAHGFEEQNKNELLAYLARERPDLIFLVETYGLGKRIEEALNRDTSDGRVFRGVQITREPQQAFDRDNLWLFTWLPVQEIYPAISELPVTSFHFGGARIGLPSGGHFHAFTTWISHLDSSWGPLNQAAMETALGIERTHTEAQLVASDHARRIEMAKLILEDRLPRYVDDDAPVLLGGDFNTQSHLDWTEAAAAAPRREGLVLQWPVMSMFAEAGFVDTFRSAHPDVARYPGRTWTAGHSFMYAPLRLDYVLAKGDVEVLASSTRTRRLPEHRGGDLDDLYPFYSDHGAVVSRLRFAGDTAGGAGYSPARPAVDEPEAGAWPELPGHPGGVPVPPAEMTASASSSAAGYGPELVVDGDPRTYWHSRTEPGTPDAHPHQLTLDLSRERTLTAVRYQPRINGYGGIAFRYTYLVSLDGVSFERAAAGEWDRDSLPKDVSLPGVRARYLRLVIEAGVAGYSSAAELIPYE, from the coding sequence GTGAGCTCGCCCGGAGAAACCGTTCTCGACGTCATGGCTTTCAACATTTGGCATGGCGGAAACCTCGACAAACAGCATGCCCACGGCTTCGAGGAGCAGAACAAGAACGAGTTGCTCGCTTACCTCGCCCGCGAGCGGCCGGATCTGATCTTCCTCGTGGAGACGTACGGACTCGGGAAACGGATCGAGGAAGCGCTCAATCGAGACACCTCCGACGGCCGGGTATTCCGCGGCGTGCAGATCACTCGCGAGCCTCAACAGGCGTTCGACCGGGACAACCTCTGGTTGTTCACCTGGCTGCCGGTGCAGGAGATCTACCCGGCCATCAGCGAGCTCCCGGTGACGTCGTTTCACTTCGGCGGTGCGCGGATCGGGTTGCCCTCGGGCGGGCACTTTCATGCGTTCACCACGTGGATCTCGCATTTGGACAGTTCGTGGGGGCCGCTCAACCAGGCGGCCATGGAGACAGCCCTAGGCATCGAACGCACACACACCGAGGCTCAGCTGGTGGCCAGCGACCACGCTCGCCGGATCGAGATGGCCAAGCTCATCCTCGAAGACCGGTTGCCGCGATACGTCGACGACGACGCTCCGGTGCTGCTGGGCGGTGACTTCAACACCCAGTCGCACTTGGACTGGACCGAAGCGGCGGCCGCGGCGCCGCGGCGTGAAGGACTGGTTCTCCAATGGCCGGTGATGTCGATGTTCGCCGAGGCGGGATTCGTCGATACTTTCCGGTCCGCCCATCCCGACGTCGCCCGGTACCCGGGACGAACCTGGACGGCCGGTCACTCGTTCATGTATGCCCCGCTGCGCCTGGACTACGTGCTCGCCAAAGGTGACGTGGAGGTCCTCGCGTCGTCGACGCGCACCCGCCGGCTGCCCGAGCATCGAGGCGGCGACCTCGACGACCTGTATCCCTTCTACTCCGACCACGGCGCCGTCGTCTCCCGGCTGCGATTCGCCGGCGACACCGCTGGCGGCGCGGGCTACTCTCCCGCGAGACCAGCAGTCGACGAGCCGGAGGCTGGGGCATGGCCGGAGCTGCCCGGTCATCCGGGCGGTGTGCCCGTGCCGCCCGCGGAGATGACCGCGAGCGCATCGAGTAGCGCGGCGGGGTACGGCCCCGAGCTGGTGGTCGATGGTGATCCGCGCACGTACTGGCATTCGCGTACGGAACCGGGAACTCCGGACGCCCACCCGCACCAGCTCACCCTCGACCTGAGCCGGGAGCGGACACTGACAGCGGTTCGGTACCAGCCGCGGATCAATGGATACGGCGGTATCGCCTTCCGCTACACCTACCTGGTGAGTCTTGACGGTGTGTCGTTCGAGCGCGCCGCGGCGGGGGAATGGGACCGCGATTCGCTGCCCAAGGACGTCAGCCTGCCCGGGGTGCGCGCCCGGTATCTGCGGCTGGTCATCGAGGCAGGCGTTGCGGGGTACTCGTCGGCCGCCGAACTGATTCCCTACGAGTGA
- a CDS encoding ABC transporter permease — translation MLKYIARRLLVMLPTLFLISVASFFIIQLPPGDFLSTYAAGMSAQDAVVAREQLAALEARYGLDQPFHVQYWRWISNIVCCGDFGQSFEWNRPVSSLIWDRLTLTMLLAVVSTLVTWFVAFLIGTYSAVRQYSVGDYFWTFVGFIGLATPNFLLALVLMYISFRYFGQSVGGLFSPEYEDAPWSIGRVWDLFQHLWIPVFIIATAGAASTIRIMRANLLDELHRPYTTTARAKGMQEWRLIAKYPVRLALNPFISTVGWTLPTLISGEIIVSVVLNLPTTGPLLLRSLQSQDMYLAGSFILMLGVLTLIGTLLSDILLAWLDPRIQYEKVGSR, via the coding sequence ATGCTCAAATACATCGCCCGGCGGTTGCTGGTGATGCTTCCGACGCTGTTCCTGATCTCAGTAGCGTCGTTTTTCATCATCCAACTGCCGCCGGGTGACTTCCTGAGCACGTACGCCGCGGGCATGAGCGCGCAGGACGCGGTCGTCGCGCGCGAGCAGCTGGCAGCGCTGGAGGCACGCTACGGGCTGGATCAGCCGTTCCACGTGCAGTACTGGCGATGGATCTCCAACATCGTCTGCTGTGGCGACTTCGGCCAGTCTTTCGAGTGGAACCGCCCGGTCTCCAGCCTGATCTGGGACCGCCTGACCCTCACGATGCTGCTGGCCGTGGTGTCCACGCTGGTCACCTGGTTCGTCGCGTTCCTGATCGGCACCTACTCGGCCGTCCGGCAGTACTCGGTCGGCGACTACTTCTGGACCTTCGTCGGGTTCATCGGACTGGCCACGCCGAACTTCCTGCTGGCGCTGGTCCTGATGTACATCTCATTCCGGTATTTCGGGCAAAGCGTCGGCGGCCTGTTCTCACCGGAGTACGAGGACGCGCCGTGGAGCATCGGACGGGTCTGGGATCTGTTCCAGCACCTGTGGATCCCTGTGTTCATCATCGCCACCGCCGGGGCCGCAAGCACCATCCGGATCATGCGCGCGAACCTGCTCGACGAACTGCACCGCCCCTACACGACGACGGCGCGGGCCAAGGGCATGCAGGAGTGGCGGCTGATCGCGAAGTACCCGGTGCGGCTGGCGCTCAACCCATTCATCAGCACGGTCGGCTGGACGTTGCCGACTTTGATCTCCGGCGAGATCATCGTCTCGGTCGTGCTCAACCTGCCGACCACCGGACCGCTGCTCTTACGGTCACTACAGAGCCAGGACATGTACTTGGCGGGCAGCTTCATCCTCATGCTCGGCGTGCTGACCCTGATCGGCACTTTGCTGTCCGACATTCTCCTGGCCTGGTTGGACCCACGCATCCAGTACGAAAAGGTGGGCAGCCGATGA
- a CDS encoding glycerophosphodiester phosphodiesterase family protein translates to MRLAQLTVSALAVMPLASALLVTAPATSDVPAAAGPDEPRVVLSEDFSGGEIPDGWNAVEGAWSVEDGRLVGASESSSQQSRITFGPNLRNYRVEVTVRFDEVVNSARWAAVALDIAADGSTPWWIATMRSGTSAHNGLEFAQRTASNSWNVTDTAPAPYDAGTGNDVRVAIEVRGSRATWIFDDEVVVSTAALHRSDEGVLGLIANGATVSFDDVLVVEIDDDPITRPIGPDSVPAVIAHRGYSGVAPENTLAAVEAGMRTGAEYIEIDVHSSTDGVPIVLHDSTLDRTTDGTGALRDVTADYVSGLDAGSWFSAAFAGQPVPTLADVLDLMKGRAPELLLEIKGPETYDEMVTTIDVIRERDQLDQVILQSFDEQVLRDAREIEPDLRLALLRSTIDSDPAAVARDFDVVSYNPSWARLQDRPEAIAELHDAGIAVMPYTVNDPDQWEILRDLGVDGVITDHPGRLVGWNARHVQTVPEEPTVQIVSPADGAVLRRGDVIVPAVVTERAHDIQITFDGEPVEQGSVIDADSLELGEHTLFAVVTGVAGEAEASAVVTVEASAEGLVRLATGPEVPKHIRDQLLAAIDQQDWSRTARLAEQAVNRGDLGAHPGELIAADAHALR, encoded by the coding sequence GTGCGGCTGGCCCAACTCACCGTCTCGGCGTTGGCGGTCATGCCGCTGGCATCCGCCCTGCTTGTCACAGCGCCGGCCACCTCCGACGTGCCCGCCGCGGCCGGGCCGGACGAGCCTCGGGTGGTGCTCAGTGAGGACTTCTCCGGGGGTGAGATCCCGGATGGCTGGAATGCCGTCGAAGGTGCCTGGAGCGTCGAGGACGGCCGGCTGGTCGGCGCGAGCGAATCGTCGTCGCAGCAATCGCGGATCACCTTCGGACCGAACCTGCGTAACTACCGCGTCGAGGTAACGGTCCGGTTCGATGAGGTGGTCAACAGCGCACGCTGGGCCGCCGTGGCGCTCGACATCGCCGCCGACGGCTCGACGCCGTGGTGGATCGCGACCATGCGCAGTGGCACCTCAGCGCACAACGGCCTGGAATTCGCCCAGCGCACGGCCTCGAACTCCTGGAACGTGACTGATACCGCTCCCGCACCGTACGACGCCGGCACGGGGAACGATGTGCGGGTCGCGATCGAGGTTCGGGGCAGCCGGGCCACCTGGATTTTCGACGATGAGGTGGTCGTGAGCACGGCCGCGTTGCATCGTTCTGACGAAGGAGTTCTCGGCCTGATAGCGAACGGAGCAACAGTGTCCTTTGATGACGTCCTGGTCGTTGAGATCGACGACGACCCGATCACCCGCCCGATCGGGCCGGACTCGGTTCCGGCGGTGATCGCGCATCGGGGTTACTCCGGAGTTGCGCCCGAGAACACCTTGGCGGCGGTGGAAGCCGGTATGCGCACCGGTGCGGAGTACATCGAAATCGACGTTCACAGCAGTACCGACGGGGTGCCGATCGTCCTACATGACAGCACGCTCGACCGCACCACCGACGGCACCGGCGCATTGCGGGACGTGACCGCCGACTATGTCTCGGGCCTGGACGCGGGCTCATGGTTCTCGGCGGCCTTCGCCGGGCAGCCGGTTCCCACCCTGGCCGACGTCCTCGATCTGATGAAGGGCCGGGCCCCGGAACTGTTGCTCGAGATCAAGGGGCCGGAGACCTATGACGAGATGGTGACCACGATCGATGTGATCCGCGAGCGAGACCAACTCGACCAGGTGATCCTGCAGAGCTTCGACGAGCAGGTCCTTCGTGACGCGCGTGAGATCGAGCCGGACCTGCGCCTGGCGTTGCTGCGTTCGACGATCGACTCCGATCCGGCCGCGGTCGCCCGGGATTTCGACGTTGTCTCCTACAACCCGTCCTGGGCGCGGCTCCAAGATCGCCCGGAGGCGATCGCAGAACTGCACGACGCCGGCATCGCCGTGATGCCGTACACCGTCAACGATCCCGATCAGTGGGAGATCCTGCGCGACCTCGGCGTGGACGGCGTGATCACCGACCATCCGGGCCGGCTGGTCGGATGGAACGCGCGGCATGTGCAGACCGTGCCCGAGGAGCCGACCGTGCAGATTGTCTCTCCGGCCGACGGCGCGGTGCTGCGCCGCGGCGACGTCATCGTCCCCGCGGTCGTCACCGAGCGGGCGCACGACATCCAGATCACCTTCGACGGCGAGCCCGTCGAACAGGGCAGCGTCATTGACGCCGACAGCCTGGAACTGGGCGAGCACACATTGTTTGCGGTGGTGACCGGTGTGGCCGGAGAAGCCGAGGCGTCGGCGGTGGTCACCGTGGAGGCGTCGGCAGAGGGTCTGGTCCGGCTGGCCACCGGGCCCGAGGTCCCCAAACACATCCGCGACCAGTTGCTGGCCGCGATCGATCAGCAGGACTGGAGCCGTACGGCGCGGCTGGCGGAGCAGGCCGTGAACCGGGGTGACCTCGGAGCTCATCCCGGTGAGCTCATCGCGGCGGACGCCCACGCCCTCCGGTGA
- a CDS encoding ABC transporter ATP-binding protein encodes MAADNMLAETADQASATGGDGFLVLRDLTKKFNDTVAVQGVSVGIEQGEFFALLGPSGCGKTTTMRCIAGFEQPTSGHVEIAGRAVAGLSPAQRDTGMVFQNYALFPHYDVFRNVAYGLLMDRLHGGVGRRAGAIGSLLNGRIAHRQAEVRDEVARALEQVDLAGYERRKISQLSGGQQQRVALARALVKQPSVLLMDEPLSNLDRKLRNQMRYTIRDIQQRVGITTIFVTHDQEEAMSMADRIALMRDGKIVQVAKPSELYERPATPWAADFVGTSNLLDGQIAGRSDGVGSRVDVGGLGFRSEDSWDAADKQCKVLIRPEAINVSRAPDNGGSAAGGGTREPNQLLGRVRHVGFLGAIVQYEVETPAGLVLAEHSFGGPSSLMEVGDNVVLGVHPSRVRLLAPEDRP; translated from the coding sequence ATGGCAGCTGACAACATGCTGGCCGAGACGGCCGATCAGGCGTCGGCTACCGGCGGCGACGGCTTCCTCGTGCTCCGGGACCTGACGAAGAAGTTCAACGACACCGTCGCTGTCCAGGGCGTCAGCGTCGGCATCGAGCAGGGCGAGTTCTTCGCGCTGCTCGGACCCTCGGGATGCGGCAAAACCACCACGATGCGGTGTATCGCCGGCTTCGAGCAGCCGACGTCAGGGCACGTGGAGATCGCCGGGCGTGCGGTCGCCGGGCTGTCGCCCGCGCAACGCGACACCGGCATGGTCTTCCAGAACTACGCCCTCTTCCCGCATTACGACGTCTTCCGCAATGTGGCCTACGGCCTGCTCATGGACCGCCTGCACGGGGGCGTGGGCCGCCGGGCGGGAGCCATCGGCAGCCTGCTGAACGGCCGGATCGCCCATCGGCAGGCGGAGGTGCGCGACGAGGTGGCGCGGGCCCTGGAACAGGTGGATCTGGCCGGATACGAACGCCGCAAGATCAGCCAGCTCTCCGGCGGGCAGCAACAGCGAGTGGCCCTGGCGCGGGCATTGGTCAAACAGCCGTCGGTGCTGCTCATGGACGAGCCGCTGTCTAATCTGGACCGCAAGCTGCGCAATCAGATGCGGTACACGATCCGCGACATCCAGCAGCGGGTCGGCATCACGACGATCTTCGTGACCCACGATCAGGAAGAGGCCATGAGCATGGCCGACCGGATCGCGCTGATGCGAGACGGCAAGATCGTCCAGGTCGCCAAGCCATCGGAACTCTACGAACGCCCAGCCACGCCGTGGGCGGCTGACTTCGTGGGGACGTCCAACCTGCTGGACGGTCAGATCGCCGGGCGATCGGACGGCGTGGGGTCACGCGTTGACGTCGGCGGCCTGGGCTTTCGCTCCGAAGACAGCTGGGACGCCGCTGACAAGCAGTGCAAGGTGCTCATCCGGCCGGAGGCGATCAACGTGTCGCGGGCGCCGGACAATGGTGGCTCCGCTGCCGGCGGCGGCACGAGAGAGCCTAACCAGTTGCTGGGCAGGGTGCGCCACGTCGGTTTCCTGGGCGCCATCGTGCAGTACGAGGTCGAGACGCCGGCCGGGCTGGTTCTCGCCGAGCATTCCTTCGGCGGGCCGTCGTCGTTGATGGAGGTCGGCGACAACGTCGTGCTCGGCGTTCATCCGTCGCGGGTGCGCCTGCTCGCCCCGGAGGACCGGCCGTGA
- a CDS encoding extracellular solute-binding protein, which translates to MGTTNNWRRSRRALGTTAVLATAALLLASCGGSNDDGGIGTINFYSPETADMTEEIASAFEDQVGGNVTVTSGGTNEIVNQMLAEQDNPRGDVWYGGGGFMPFEFAKENGLLESYTPDVVSDWELFEGPIQMRDDEWYWIGADIFVLGLAYNTELVSEDELPQTWEELADERWHGEIQLPNPAASGTATLFVLSQVMSQGEDAAWDYFDQIVENASAIPDSGAGPTQAVAQGEASLGVAFEFMPYQLQEQQGAPVEFHIPENTPVLVNPITLIADGPNPEGAQQFIEWFLSPEGQQIRADWHYLVANDEVDMRIPLSPEDVVDFAMDLDVDWVSENYDSTRTEWADRYGS; encoded by the coding sequence ATGGGTACGACGAACAACTGGCGGAGATCACGTAGAGCGCTGGGGACGACGGCCGTGCTCGCGACAGCCGCGCTGCTTCTCGCCTCGTGTGGCGGGTCGAACGACGACGGCGGCATCGGCACGATCAACTTCTATTCACCCGAGACCGCGGACATGACCGAGGAGATCGCGTCGGCGTTCGAGGACCAGGTCGGCGGTAACGTGACGGTGACCTCCGGCGGCACCAACGAGATCGTCAACCAGATGCTCGCCGAGCAGGACAATCCGCGTGGCGACGTCTGGTACGGCGGCGGCGGGTTCATGCCGTTCGAGTTCGCCAAGGAGAACGGCCTCCTCGAGTCCTACACCCCGGACGTCGTCTCGGATTGGGAGCTGTTCGAGGGACCGATCCAGATGCGCGACGACGAGTGGTACTGGATCGGGGCAGACATCTTCGTGCTCGGCCTGGCCTACAACACCGAACTGGTCAGCGAGGACGAGCTCCCACAGACCTGGGAGGAGCTGGCCGACGAGCGCTGGCACGGCGAGATCCAGCTGCCCAACCCGGCGGCGTCCGGTACCGCCACGCTATTCGTGCTCAGCCAGGTGATGTCGCAGGGCGAGGACGCGGCCTGGGACTACTTCGATCAGATCGTCGAGAACGCCAGCGCCATCCCCGACTCCGGGGCCGGGCCCACCCAGGCGGTGGCCCAGGGCGAGGCCTCGCTCGGCGTGGCCTTCGAGTTCATGCCCTACCAGTTGCAGGAGCAGCAGGGCGCGCCGGTCGAGTTCCACATTCCCGAGAACACTCCCGTGCTGGTCAACCCGATCACGCTGATCGCCGACGGACCCAACCCGGAGGGTGCGCAGCAGTTCATCGAATGGTTCCTGAGCCCTGAGGGCCAGCAGATCCGCGCCGACTGGCACTACCTGGTCGCCAATGACGAGGTCGACATGCGGATCCCGCTGTCTCCGGAGGACGTTGTCGATTTCGCCATGGATCTCGACGTCGACTGGGTCTCGGAGAACTACGACAGCACCCGGACGGAGTGGGCAGACCGTTATGGCAGCTGA
- a CDS encoding ABC transporter permease, with translation MTHVETSAEPTSPPSAPDPEPRRKNLYTASQWRLMWLRFRKHKLAMGGAIFLLLVYLVVAFAEFLAPFSPSAHNADYQHAPPQRVHLFEDTGDGTRFNPHVKGFDYEVDEDTWRRTFSTDETEIYPIRFFVRGHEYKLFGLVSTDIHLFGPVDPEAPMYLLGADRMGRDVLSRALYGTRISMSIGLIGVVLALVLGIILGGISGYFGGVIDSVIQRVIEFLRSIPEIPLWMALTAALPRSWSQVQIYFGITVILSIVGWTTLARVVRGRFFSLREEDFVTAAALDGVSKPRIIFRHMLPSFTSHIIAAVTLAIPAMILAETALSFLGLGLREPTVSWGVLLREAQNIPSIAQTPWVLIVPAFAVVSTVLALNFVGDGLRDAADPYNKR, from the coding sequence ATGACACACGTGGAAACATCTGCCGAACCCACGAGCCCGCCGAGCGCGCCGGACCCCGAGCCGCGCCGGAAGAACCTGTACACAGCATCGCAGTGGCGCCTGATGTGGCTACGGTTCCGCAAGCACAAGCTGGCCATGGGTGGAGCGATCTTCCTCCTGCTGGTCTACCTCGTGGTGGCCTTCGCCGAGTTCCTGGCACCGTTCAGCCCGTCGGCCCACAACGCCGACTACCAGCACGCGCCGCCACAGCGGGTGCATCTATTCGAAGACACCGGCGACGGCACCCGGTTCAATCCGCACGTGAAGGGTTTCGACTACGAAGTCGACGAGGACACGTGGCGGCGCACATTCAGCACCGACGAGACCGAGATCTATCCGATCCGCTTCTTCGTCCGTGGCCACGAATACAAACTGTTCGGCCTGGTCAGCACCGACATCCACCTGTTCGGCCCGGTGGATCCGGAGGCGCCGATGTACCTGCTCGGCGCTGACCGGATGGGCCGCGACGTGCTGAGCCGGGCCCTGTACGGCACCCGGATATCCATGTCGATCGGACTGATCGGCGTCGTCCTGGCGCTGGTGCTGGGCATCATCCTGGGTGGCATCTCCGGATACTTCGGCGGCGTCATCGACTCCGTGATCCAGCGAGTCATCGAGTTCCTGCGTTCGATCCCGGAAATCCCGCTGTGGATGGCGCTGACGGCCGCGCTACCGAGGTCGTGGTCACAAGTGCAGATCTACTTCGGTATCACGGTGATCTTGTCGATCGTCGGCTGGACCACCCTGGCTCGCGTCGTCCGCGGGCGGTTCTTCTCACTGCGCGAGGAGGACTTCGTGACGGCGGCCGCCCTCGACGGCGTCAGCAAGCCGCGGATCATCTTCCGGCACATGCTGCCGTCGTTCACCAGTCACATCATCGCGGCGGTCACCCTCGCCATCCCCGCGATGATTCTTGCCGAAACCGCGCTCAGCTTCCTGGGGCTCGGCTTGCGCGAACCCACGGTCAGCTGGGGCGTCCTGCTCCGCGAGGCGCAGAACATCCCGTCCATCGCGCAAACGCCGTGGGTACTGATCGTGCCCGCGTTCGCCGTGGTCTCGACCGTCCTGGCGTTGAACTTCGTCGGCGACGGACTGCGCGACGCCGCCGACCCGTACAACAAGAGATGA